A single region of the Oncorhynchus keta strain PuntledgeMale-10-30-2019 chromosome 4, Oket_V2, whole genome shotgun sequence genome encodes:
- the LOC118381403 gene encoding hyaluronan mediated motility receptor-like isoform X3 — translation MSFSRAPVKRFNENIGCAPAPGTYELKPGEVKGPASFLRSERFKLLKASVAPSILPPSPSKDVPTSPVAVRRTMSVDGLVDGSMSKKDKSGQSMQMKRQKLLEKEIRSLVQQRGEQDRRLVTLEEELRKVDAKLLSVVREKNGLAANVTTLERQLAELKKTNEFLKNKVSADTTKKRFQSMSMELMEARNKLDVKDKELSFLQISTGGQVMLLETDLEAARATLTTLRERNEDLSDLHHDTKVHNEELEDEMGTLQAVIQELREEVNVLQGYLDTANDHTQDLRMKLREKTEMENSMSESQHKKLGHLEQKLEQCTAELRISQNILHQKEEESEKGQQDLQASRDALQETEKLLEWREAELMSSQKALGDMETQMQRANQEVSDSQSAVRQQDAEVVRLSEVLRRTVKELDERIAHLGEKCKILEEERNRGQGRVEELTAELSLLQENWRSEKEVQEQLAQAHTSLTEELKKEKERAASLASGLERVREETEDERKQLEDELDEALVELSVLELQEERREEEEKRREEALHSFQQVKTEMERELTETRALLDRRSSAVEALEKVHGAETRRLQEEHTTSLSKIGHMATELESTRQALKGAEDRSRALEDEVERVTKQMERVNQQEEEVKKLREEMEEEQEKHLANQRGQEKARKEYARILLEVQTRLAQRDDEMKRAEEEVQRQLQEERMEKGEVQRLLQQAREEKEELQRLFKQTKEGVQRLLEQEKGEGEVQGMSEEVGGRERLVEVVEEEKLTLQCLVLEVEKENLSLQNQLEKVEDQVKKYLPSLENHMNEVEKERDDLKTAATFEIDKQGLQNQVELMEEKVSLQSQVDVEVQEFLLQSQVDVEVQEFPLQSQVDVEVQEFPLQSQVDVEVQEFPLQSQVDVEVQEKGRGFQRMLLETQDKSDAETEHWRRRYEELYAKVKPFQEQLNGFAAERELLLNENGANQEELTRLADAYARLLGHQNQKQKIRHVVKLKDENISLKQELSKLRAQVSRQKKGGQPQRRVDPSKAFNNQDSKENLLPHLSDTPAFPLAEHLQFFGTDSQVSEAFHRDAGPG, via the exons GTTGACGGGTCCATGTCAAAGAAAGACAAGAGTGGCCAATCGATGCAGATGAAACGGCAGAAACTCCTGGAGAAAGAG ATCCGCTCCCTGGTGCAGCAGCGCGGGGAGCAGGACAGGCGCCTGGTAACCCTGGAGGAGGAGCTGCGGAAGGTGGACGCCAAGCTGTTGTCTGTGGTCAGGGAGAAGAATGGTCTGGCAGCTAACGTCACCACCCTGGAGAGACAGCTGGCTGAGCTCAAGAAGACTAACGAGTTCCTCAAGAACAAG GTTTCTGCAGACACAACTAAGAAGCGATTCCAGTCTATGTCTATGGAGCTGATGGAGGCAAGAAACAAACTGGATGTCAAGGACAAG GAGCTGAGTTTCCTGCAGATCAGTACAGGGGGCCAGGTGATGTTGCTGGAGACAGACCTGGAGGCAGCCAGAGCTACACTCACCACCCtgagggagaggaatgaggacCTCT CGGACCTCCACCACGACACCAAAGTCCACAACGAGGAGCTGGAGGATGAGATGGGTACACTGCAAG CTGTGATCCAGGAGCTGAGAGAGGAGGTCAATGTTCTACAGGGTTACCTGGACACAGCCAACGACCACACCCAG GACCTGCGTATGAAGCTTCGTGagaagacagagatggagaacaGCATGTCTGAGTCTCAGCACAAGAAACTGGG TCATCTTGAGCAGAAGCTGGAGCAGTGCACCGCAGAGCTCAGGATCTCTCAGAATATTCTCCATCAGAAGGAGGAGGAGTCAGAGAAAGGTCAACAGGACCTGCAGGCTTCCCGGGATGCATTGCAGGAGACCGAGAAGCTTCTGGAGTGGCGAGAGGCGGAGCTGATGTCCTCCCAGAAGGCATTGGGAGATATGGAAACACAGATGCAGCGGGCCAACCAGGAAGTGTCTGACTCCCAGAGTGCAGTGCGGCAACAGGATGCGGAGGTAGTGCGTCTGAGTGAGGTGCTGAGGAGGACCGTGAAGGAGCTGGATGAGAGAATAGCTCATCTGGGAGAGAAGTGCAAAatcctggaggaggagagaa ATAGGGGCCAGGGGAGAGTGGAGGAGCTGACTGCAGAGCTGAGCCTCCTGCAGGAGAACTGGAGGAGTGAGAAGGAGGTGCAGGAGCAGCTGGCGCAGGCACACACCTCCCTGACTGAGGAGCTGAAGAAGGAAAAG gaGCGTGCAGCCTCCCTGGCCTCGGGGCTGGAGAGAGTTAGGGAGGAGACCGAGGACGAGAGGAAACAGTTGGAGGATGAGTTGGATGAGGCTCTAGTGGAGCTGTCAGTTCTGGAGttgcaggaagagaggagggaggaagaggagaagaggagagaggaggcctTACATAGTTTCCAGCAGGTGAAgactgagatggagagggaaCTGACTGAGACCAGAGCACTGCTAGACAG GAGAAGCAGTGCCGTGGAGGCGTTGGAGAAGGTGCACGGTGCTGAAACGAGGAGGCTGCAGGAGGAACACACCACCTCCCTCAGCAAGATAGGACACATGGCCACTGAACTGGAGAG CACCAGACAGGCCCTGAAGGGAGCAGAGGATAGGAGTAGAGCGCTGGAGGATGAGGTAGAGAGGGTGACGAagcagatggagagagtgaatcaacaggaggaggaggtgaaaaagctgagggaggagatggaggaggaacaggagaaaCATCTAGCTAACCAGCGGGGTCAGGAGAAAGCCAGGAAGGAGTATGCAAG AATTCTGTTGGAGGTACAGACACGTCTAGCTCAGCGAGATGATGAAATGAAGAGGGCTGAGGAGGAGGTGCAGAGACAGctgcaggaggagaggatggagaaaggGGAGGTGCAAAGGCTACTCCAGCAAgctagagaggagaaagaggagctTCAAAGGCTATTTAAGCAAACTAAAGAGGGGGTGCAGAGGCTACTGGagcaggagaaaggagagggggaagtgCAAGGGATGTCAGAGGAGGTGGGGGGGCGAGAGAGACTGgtggaggtggtagaggaggagaagctAACTCTTCAGTGCTTGGTattggaggtagagaaggagaatCTGAGTCTTCAAAACCAGTTGGAGAAGGTGGAGGACCAGGTAAAGAAATATCTGCCATCTCTAGAGAACCACATGAatgaggtagagaaagagagggatgatctGAAAACAGCAGCAACGTTTGAAATAGACAAACAGGGCCTTCAGAACCAGGTAGAACTGATGGAAGAGAAGGTTTCTCTCCAGAGCCAGGTGGATGTGGAGGTCCAGGAGTTTCTTCTCCAGAGCCAG GTGGATGTGGAGGTCCAGGAGTTTCCTCTCCAGAGCCAGGTGGATGTGGAGGTCCAGGAGTTTCCTCTCCAGAGCCAGGTGGATGTGGAGGTCCAGGAGTTTCCTCTCCAGAGCCAGGTGGATGTGGAGGTCCAGGAGAAGGGAAGAGGCTTCCAGAGAATGCTGCTGGAGACTCAAGACAAGAG TGATGCAGAGACGGAACACTGGAGGAGACGGTACGAGGAGCTCTATGCCAAGGTCAAGCCCTTCCAG GAGCAGCTGAATGGGTTTGCTGCGGAGCGGGAATTGCTACTGAACGAGAACGGGGCGAACCAGGAGGAGCTAACACGGCTAGCGGACGCCTACGCTCGTCTGCTGGGCCACCAGAACCAGAAACAGAAGATCAGACACGTGGTGAAGCTCAAAGATGAGAACATTTCCCTCAAACAG gagctgtCTAAGCTGCGTGCCCAGGTGTCCCGTCAGAAGAAGGGAGGCCAGCCCCAACGCAGGGTTGATCCCAGCAAAGCCTTCAACAACCAGGACAGCAAGGAGAACCTGCTGCCACACCTCTCAGACACACCAGCATTTCCTTTAGCGG AACACCTTCAATTCTTCGGGACTGACTCCCAGGTGTCagaagcattccacagggatgctggcccaggttga
- the LOC118381403 gene encoding hyaluronan mediated motility receptor-like isoform X1 — MSFSRAPVKRFNENIGCAPAPGTYELKPGEVKGPASFLRSERFKLLKASVAPSILPPSPSKDVPTSPVAVRRTMSVDGLVDGSMSKKDKSGQSMQMKRQKLLEKEIRSLVQQRGEQDRRLVTLEEELRKVDAKLLSVVREKNGLAANVTTLERQLAELKKTNEFLKNKVSADTTKKRFQSMSMELMEARNKLDVKDKELSFLQISTGGQVMLLETDLEAARATLTTLRERNEDLSDLHHDTKVHNEELEDEMGTLQAVIQELREEVNVLQGYLDTANDHTQDLRMKLREKTEMENSMSESQHKKLGHLEQKLEQCTAELRISQNILHQKEEESEKGQQDLQASRDALQETEKLLEWREAELMSSQKALGDMETQMQRANQEVSDSQSAVRQQDAEVVRLSEVLRRTVKELDERIAHLGEKCKILEEERNRGQGRVEELTAELSLLQENWRSEKEVQEQLAQAHTSLTEELKKEKERAASLASGLERVREETEDERKQLEDELDEALVELSVLELQEERREEEEKRREEALHSFQQVKTEMERELTETRALLDRRSSAVEALEKVHGAETRRLQEEHTTSLSKIGHMATELESTRQALKGAEDRSRALEDEVERVTKQMERVNQQEEEVKKLREEMEEEQEKHLANQRGQEKARKEYARILLEVQTRLAQRDDEMKRAEEEVQRQLQEERMEKGEVQRLLQQAREEKEELQRLFKQTKEGVQRLLEQEKGEGEVQGMSEEVGGRERLVEVVEEEKLTLQCLVLEVEKENLSLQNQLEKVEDQVKKYLPSLENHMNEVEKERDDLKTAATFEIDKQGLQNQVELMEEKVSLQSQVDVEVQEFLLQSQVDVEVQEFPLQSQVDVEVQEFPLQSQVDVEVQEFPLQSQVDVEVQEFPLQSQVDVEVQEKGRGFQRMLLETQDKSDAETEHWRRRYEELYAKVKPFQEQLNGFAAERELLLNENGANQEELTRLADAYARLLGHQNQKQKIRHVVKLKDENISLKQELSKLRAQVSRQKKGGQPQRRVDPSKAFNNQDSKENLLPHLSDTPAFPLAEHLQFFGTDSQVSEAFHRDAGPG, encoded by the exons GTTGACGGGTCCATGTCAAAGAAAGACAAGAGTGGCCAATCGATGCAGATGAAACGGCAGAAACTCCTGGAGAAAGAG ATCCGCTCCCTGGTGCAGCAGCGCGGGGAGCAGGACAGGCGCCTGGTAACCCTGGAGGAGGAGCTGCGGAAGGTGGACGCCAAGCTGTTGTCTGTGGTCAGGGAGAAGAATGGTCTGGCAGCTAACGTCACCACCCTGGAGAGACAGCTGGCTGAGCTCAAGAAGACTAACGAGTTCCTCAAGAACAAG GTTTCTGCAGACACAACTAAGAAGCGATTCCAGTCTATGTCTATGGAGCTGATGGAGGCAAGAAACAAACTGGATGTCAAGGACAAG GAGCTGAGTTTCCTGCAGATCAGTACAGGGGGCCAGGTGATGTTGCTGGAGACAGACCTGGAGGCAGCCAGAGCTACACTCACCACCCtgagggagaggaatgaggacCTCT CGGACCTCCACCACGACACCAAAGTCCACAACGAGGAGCTGGAGGATGAGATGGGTACACTGCAAG CTGTGATCCAGGAGCTGAGAGAGGAGGTCAATGTTCTACAGGGTTACCTGGACACAGCCAACGACCACACCCAG GACCTGCGTATGAAGCTTCGTGagaagacagagatggagaacaGCATGTCTGAGTCTCAGCACAAGAAACTGGG TCATCTTGAGCAGAAGCTGGAGCAGTGCACCGCAGAGCTCAGGATCTCTCAGAATATTCTCCATCAGAAGGAGGAGGAGTCAGAGAAAGGTCAACAGGACCTGCAGGCTTCCCGGGATGCATTGCAGGAGACCGAGAAGCTTCTGGAGTGGCGAGAGGCGGAGCTGATGTCCTCCCAGAAGGCATTGGGAGATATGGAAACACAGATGCAGCGGGCCAACCAGGAAGTGTCTGACTCCCAGAGTGCAGTGCGGCAACAGGATGCGGAGGTAGTGCGTCTGAGTGAGGTGCTGAGGAGGACCGTGAAGGAGCTGGATGAGAGAATAGCTCATCTGGGAGAGAAGTGCAAAatcctggaggaggagagaa ATAGGGGCCAGGGGAGAGTGGAGGAGCTGACTGCAGAGCTGAGCCTCCTGCAGGAGAACTGGAGGAGTGAGAAGGAGGTGCAGGAGCAGCTGGCGCAGGCACACACCTCCCTGACTGAGGAGCTGAAGAAGGAAAAG gaGCGTGCAGCCTCCCTGGCCTCGGGGCTGGAGAGAGTTAGGGAGGAGACCGAGGACGAGAGGAAACAGTTGGAGGATGAGTTGGATGAGGCTCTAGTGGAGCTGTCAGTTCTGGAGttgcaggaagagaggagggaggaagaggagaagaggagagaggaggcctTACATAGTTTCCAGCAGGTGAAgactgagatggagagggaaCTGACTGAGACCAGAGCACTGCTAGACAG GAGAAGCAGTGCCGTGGAGGCGTTGGAGAAGGTGCACGGTGCTGAAACGAGGAGGCTGCAGGAGGAACACACCACCTCCCTCAGCAAGATAGGACACATGGCCACTGAACTGGAGAG CACCAGACAGGCCCTGAAGGGAGCAGAGGATAGGAGTAGAGCGCTGGAGGATGAGGTAGAGAGGGTGACGAagcagatggagagagtgaatcaacaggaggaggaggtgaaaaagctgagggaggagatggaggaggaacaggagaaaCATCTAGCTAACCAGCGGGGTCAGGAGAAAGCCAGGAAGGAGTATGCAAG AATTCTGTTGGAGGTACAGACACGTCTAGCTCAGCGAGATGATGAAATGAAGAGGGCTGAGGAGGAGGTGCAGAGACAGctgcaggaggagaggatggagaaaggGGAGGTGCAAAGGCTACTCCAGCAAgctagagaggagaaagaggagctTCAAAGGCTATTTAAGCAAACTAAAGAGGGGGTGCAGAGGCTACTGGagcaggagaaaggagagggggaagtgCAAGGGATGTCAGAGGAGGTGGGGGGGCGAGAGAGACTGgtggaggtggtagaggaggagaagctAACTCTTCAGTGCTTGGTattggaggtagagaaggagaatCTGAGTCTTCAAAACCAGTTGGAGAAGGTGGAGGACCAGGTAAAGAAATATCTGCCATCTCTAGAGAACCACATGAatgaggtagagaaagagagggatgatctGAAAACAGCAGCAACGTTTGAAATAGACAAACAGGGCCTTCAGAACCAGGTAGAACTGATGGAAGAGAAGGTTTCTCTCCAGAGCCAGGTGGATGTGGAGGTCCAGGAGTTTCTTCTCCAGAGCCAGGTGGATGTGGAGGTCCAGGAGTTTCCTCTCCAGAGCCAGGTGGATGTGGAGGTCCAGGAGTTTCCTCTCCAGAGCCAGGTGGATGTGGAGGTCCAGGAGTTTCCTCTCCAGAGCCAGGTGGATGTGGAGGTCCAGGAGTTTCCTCTCCAGAGCCAGGTGGATGTGGAGGTCCAGGAGAAGGGAAGAGGCTTCCAGAGAATGCTGCTGGAGACTCAAGACAAGAG TGATGCAGAGACGGAACACTGGAGGAGACGGTACGAGGAGCTCTATGCCAAGGTCAAGCCCTTCCAG GAGCAGCTGAATGGGTTTGCTGCGGAGCGGGAATTGCTACTGAACGAGAACGGGGCGAACCAGGAGGAGCTAACACGGCTAGCGGACGCCTACGCTCGTCTGCTGGGCCACCAGAACCAGAAACAGAAGATCAGACACGTGGTGAAGCTCAAAGATGAGAACATTTCCCTCAAACAG gagctgtCTAAGCTGCGTGCCCAGGTGTCCCGTCAGAAGAAGGGAGGCCAGCCCCAACGCAGGGTTGATCCCAGCAAAGCCTTCAACAACCAGGACAGCAAGGAGAACCTGCTGCCACACCTCTCAGACACACCAGCATTTCCTTTAGCGG AACACCTTCAATTCTTCGGGACTGACTCCCAGGTGTCagaagcattccacagggatgctggcccaggttga
- the LOC118381403 gene encoding hyaluronan mediated motility receptor-like isoform X5, translated as MSFSRAPVKRFNENIGCAPAPGTYELKPGEVKGPASFLRSERFKLLKASVAPSILPPSPSKDVPTSPVAVRRTMSVDGLVDGSMSKKDKSGQSMQMKRQKLLEKEIRSLVQQRGEQDRRLVTLEEELRKVDAKLLSVVREKNGLAANVTTLERQLAELKKTNEFLKNKVSADTTKKRFQSMSMELMEARNKLDVKDKELSFLQISTGGQVMLLETDLEAARATLTTLRERNEDLSDLHHDTKVHNEELEDEMGTLQAVIQELREEVNVLQGYLDTANDHTQDLRMKLREKTEMENSMSESQHKKLGHLEQKLEQCTAELRISQNILHQKEEESEKGQQDLQASRDALQETEKLLEWREAELMSSQKALGDMETQMQRANQEVSDSQSAVRQQDAEVVRLSEVLRRTVKELDERIAHLGEKCKILEEERNRGQGRVEELTAELSLLQENWRSEKEVQEQLAQAHTSLTEELKKEKERAASLASGLERVREETEDERKQLEDELDEALVELSVLELQEERREEEEKRREEALHSFQQVKTEMERELTETRALLDRRSSAVEALEKVHGAETRRLQEEHTTSLSKIGHMATELESTRQALKGAEDRSRALEDEVERVTKQMERVNQQEEEVKKLREEMEEEQEKHLANQRGQEKARKEYARILLEVQTRLAQRDDEMKRAEEEVQRQLQEERMEKGEVQRLLQQAREEKEELQRLFKQTKEGVQRLLEQEKGEGEVQGMSEEVGGRERLVEVVEEEKLTLQCLVLEVEKENLSLQNQLEKVEDQVKKYLPSLENHMNEVEKERDDLKTAATFEIDKQGLQNQVELMEEKVSLQSQVDVEVQEFLLQSQVDVEVQEFPLQSQVDVEVQEFPLQSQVDVEVQEKGRGFQRMLLETQDKSDAETEHWRRRYEELYAKVKPFQEQLNGFAAERELLLNENGANQEELTRLADAYARLLGHQNQKQKIRHVVKLKDENISLKQELSKLRAQVSRQKKGGQPQRRVDPSKAFNNQDSKENLLPHLSDTPAFPLAEHLQFFGTDSQVSEAFHRDAGPG; from the exons GTTGACGGGTCCATGTCAAAGAAAGACAAGAGTGGCCAATCGATGCAGATGAAACGGCAGAAACTCCTGGAGAAAGAG ATCCGCTCCCTGGTGCAGCAGCGCGGGGAGCAGGACAGGCGCCTGGTAACCCTGGAGGAGGAGCTGCGGAAGGTGGACGCCAAGCTGTTGTCTGTGGTCAGGGAGAAGAATGGTCTGGCAGCTAACGTCACCACCCTGGAGAGACAGCTGGCTGAGCTCAAGAAGACTAACGAGTTCCTCAAGAACAAG GTTTCTGCAGACACAACTAAGAAGCGATTCCAGTCTATGTCTATGGAGCTGATGGAGGCAAGAAACAAACTGGATGTCAAGGACAAG GAGCTGAGTTTCCTGCAGATCAGTACAGGGGGCCAGGTGATGTTGCTGGAGACAGACCTGGAGGCAGCCAGAGCTACACTCACCACCCtgagggagaggaatgaggacCTCT CGGACCTCCACCACGACACCAAAGTCCACAACGAGGAGCTGGAGGATGAGATGGGTACACTGCAAG CTGTGATCCAGGAGCTGAGAGAGGAGGTCAATGTTCTACAGGGTTACCTGGACACAGCCAACGACCACACCCAG GACCTGCGTATGAAGCTTCGTGagaagacagagatggagaacaGCATGTCTGAGTCTCAGCACAAGAAACTGGG TCATCTTGAGCAGAAGCTGGAGCAGTGCACCGCAGAGCTCAGGATCTCTCAGAATATTCTCCATCAGAAGGAGGAGGAGTCAGAGAAAGGTCAACAGGACCTGCAGGCTTCCCGGGATGCATTGCAGGAGACCGAGAAGCTTCTGGAGTGGCGAGAGGCGGAGCTGATGTCCTCCCAGAAGGCATTGGGAGATATGGAAACACAGATGCAGCGGGCCAACCAGGAAGTGTCTGACTCCCAGAGTGCAGTGCGGCAACAGGATGCGGAGGTAGTGCGTCTGAGTGAGGTGCTGAGGAGGACCGTGAAGGAGCTGGATGAGAGAATAGCTCATCTGGGAGAGAAGTGCAAAatcctggaggaggagagaa ATAGGGGCCAGGGGAGAGTGGAGGAGCTGACTGCAGAGCTGAGCCTCCTGCAGGAGAACTGGAGGAGTGAGAAGGAGGTGCAGGAGCAGCTGGCGCAGGCACACACCTCCCTGACTGAGGAGCTGAAGAAGGAAAAG gaGCGTGCAGCCTCCCTGGCCTCGGGGCTGGAGAGAGTTAGGGAGGAGACCGAGGACGAGAGGAAACAGTTGGAGGATGAGTTGGATGAGGCTCTAGTGGAGCTGTCAGTTCTGGAGttgcaggaagagaggagggaggaagaggagaagaggagagaggaggcctTACATAGTTTCCAGCAGGTGAAgactgagatggagagggaaCTGACTGAGACCAGAGCACTGCTAGACAG GAGAAGCAGTGCCGTGGAGGCGTTGGAGAAGGTGCACGGTGCTGAAACGAGGAGGCTGCAGGAGGAACACACCACCTCCCTCAGCAAGATAGGACACATGGCCACTGAACTGGAGAG CACCAGACAGGCCCTGAAGGGAGCAGAGGATAGGAGTAGAGCGCTGGAGGATGAGGTAGAGAGGGTGACGAagcagatggagagagtgaatcaacaggaggaggaggtgaaaaagctgagggaggagatggaggaggaacaggagaaaCATCTAGCTAACCAGCGGGGTCAGGAGAAAGCCAGGAAGGAGTATGCAAG AATTCTGTTGGAGGTACAGACACGTCTAGCTCAGCGAGATGATGAAATGAAGAGGGCTGAGGAGGAGGTGCAGAGACAGctgcaggaggagaggatggagaaaggGGAGGTGCAAAGGCTACTCCAGCAAgctagagaggagaaagaggagctTCAAAGGCTATTTAAGCAAACTAAAGAGGGGGTGCAGAGGCTACTGGagcaggagaaaggagagggggaagtgCAAGGGATGTCAGAGGAGGTGGGGGGGCGAGAGAGACTGgtggaggtggtagaggaggagaagctAACTCTTCAGTGCTTGGTattggaggtagagaaggagaatCTGAGTCTTCAAAACCAGTTGGAGAAGGTGGAGGACCAGGTAAAGAAATATCTGCCATCTCTAGAGAACCACATGAatgaggtagagaaagagagggatgatctGAAAACAGCAGCAACGTTTGAAATAGACAAACAGGGCCTTCAGAACCAGGTAGAACTGATGGAAGAGAAGGTTTCTCTCCAGAGCCAGGTGGATGTGGAGGTCCAGGAGTTTCTTCTCCAGAGCCAG GTGGATGTGGAGGTCCAGGAGTTTCCTCTCCAGAGCCAGGTGGATGTGGAGGTCCAGGAGTTTCCTCTCCAGAGCCAGGTGGATGTGGAGGTCCAGGAGAAGGGAAGAGGCTTCCAGAGAATGCTGCTGGAGACTCAAGACAAGAG TGATGCAGAGACGGAACACTGGAGGAGACGGTACGAGGAGCTCTATGCCAAGGTCAAGCCCTTCCAG GAGCAGCTGAATGGGTTTGCTGCGGAGCGGGAATTGCTACTGAACGAGAACGGGGCGAACCAGGAGGAGCTAACACGGCTAGCGGACGCCTACGCTCGTCTGCTGGGCCACCAGAACCAGAAACAGAAGATCAGACACGTGGTGAAGCTCAAAGATGAGAACATTTCCCTCAAACAG gagctgtCTAAGCTGCGTGCCCAGGTGTCCCGTCAGAAGAAGGGAGGCCAGCCCCAACGCAGGGTTGATCCCAGCAAAGCCTTCAACAACCAGGACAGCAAGGAGAACCTGCTGCCACACCTCTCAGACACACCAGCATTTCCTTTAGCGG AACACCTTCAATTCTTCGGGACTGACTCCCAGGTGTCagaagcattccacagggatgctggcccaggttga